A section of the Rhizomicrobium sp. genome encodes:
- a CDS encoding ABC transporter ATP-binding protein: protein MTDATVTTAPRRPKGAFDDDVYGKSLDVGQVRRLLHWMKPYRAQAIGSLVLALLAAIAAIMAPTVMSRVLVDGIVLKHQGPELADLGQEAFNRWIAASLGTTPLIAACIQYMLWILLAAGLGRGFGILFGRATLNTLRDLRCDLFEHLEHLPSSFYDRVAVGRVMTRVANDVETLFELFAGFGQLAGQFVPFFVAITIMVTLSPTLTLELLPVLPVAGFFTWMFRRMSRPLYRIIRMTVSRLNENLQENLSGIEVVQLYGREKINFQRYSAINNENRASEGKALTIESFYGPFIDGMNYIGIAVIVWFGGRLVLHQQMTVGTLLLFTQFLDMLFRPIVAMGEQWNIVFRAMASGERIFQALDWNEALKQPEHPTPLPPDLHGKVEFRHLTFGYVPEHPILKDVSFDIRPGERIAIVGPTGSGKTSLIRLLCRFYDVPDGSIFLDDIDIMQIKPSDIRTRIGVVLQDFHIFSGTVYDNIALNDPAITRDVAERAAKLVHADPFIRALPQGYDTPLNERGRNLSHGQRQLLAFARVLAMNPEVLVLDEATASIDTETELVIQDALLKLTEGRTSVIIAHRLQTIKDAHRIVVLTEGRVREIGTHAELIARGGLYRTLYELQFQEAAL from the coding sequence ATGACCGACGCAACGGTGACGACCGCGCCGCGCCGGCCGAAGGGCGCCTTCGACGACGACGTCTACGGCAAGAGCCTCGACGTCGGGCAGGTGCGCCGGTTGCTGCACTGGATGAAGCCCTATCGGGCGCAGGCGATCGGATCGCTGGTGCTGGCGCTGCTCGCGGCCATCGCCGCGATCATGGCGCCGACGGTGATGAGCCGCGTCTTGGTCGACGGCATCGTGCTGAAGCATCAGGGACCGGAGCTCGCCGATCTCGGGCAGGAGGCGTTCAACCGCTGGATCGCGGCAAGCCTCGGCACGACGCCGCTGATCGCGGCCTGCATCCAGTACATGCTGTGGATCCTGCTCGCCGCCGGCCTGGGCCGCGGCTTCGGCATCCTGTTCGGACGGGCGACGCTGAACACGCTGCGCGATCTGCGCTGCGATCTGTTCGAGCATCTGGAGCATCTGCCGTCCAGTTTCTACGACCGCGTCGCGGTGGGCCGGGTGATGACGCGCGTCGCCAACGACGTCGAGACGCTGTTCGAGCTGTTCGCCGGCTTCGGCCAGCTCGCCGGGCAGTTCGTGCCGTTCTTCGTCGCCATCACCATCATGGTGACGCTGTCGCCGACGCTGACGCTCGAATTGCTGCCGGTCCTGCCGGTCGCCGGGTTCTTCACCTGGATGTTCCGGCGCATGTCGCGCCCGCTCTACCGGATCATCCGCATGACGGTATCGCGGCTGAACGAGAATTTGCAGGAGAACCTCTCCGGCATCGAGGTCGTGCAGCTTTATGGGCGCGAGAAGATCAACTTCCAGCGCTATTCGGCGATCAACAACGAGAACCGCGCCAGCGAGGGCAAGGCGCTGACAATCGAGAGCTTCTACGGCCCGTTCATCGACGGCATGAACTATATCGGCATCGCGGTCATCGTGTGGTTCGGCGGCCGTCTCGTGCTGCACCAGCAGATGACGGTCGGCACGCTGCTGCTGTTCACCCAGTTCCTCGACATGCTGTTCCGGCCCATCGTGGCGATGGGCGAGCAGTGGAACATCGTGTTCCGCGCCATGGCGAGCGGCGAGCGCATCTTCCAGGCGCTCGACTGGAACGAGGCGCTGAAGCAGCCGGAGCATCCCACGCCCCTGCCCCCCGACCTGCACGGCAAGGTCGAATTCCGCCACCTGACCTTCGGCTATGTGCCGGAGCATCCGATCCTGAAGGATGTCAGCTTCGACATAAGGCCCGGCGAGCGCATCGCCATCGTGGGGCCGACGGGCTCGGGCAAGACGTCGCTGATCCGCCTGCTCTGCCGGTTCTACGACGTGCCGGACGGCAGCATCTTCCTCGACGACATCGACATCATGCAGATCAAGCCGTCGGACATCCGCACGCGGATCGGCGTGGTGCTGCAGGATTTCCACATCTTCTCCGGCACGGTCTACGACAATATCGCGCTCAACGATCCCGCCATCACCCGCGACGTGGCGGAACGGGCGGCGAAGCTGGTCCATGCCGACCCTTTCATCCGCGCCCTGCCGCAGGGCTACGACACGCCGCTCAACGAGCGCGGACGCAACCTCTCCCACGGCCAGCGGCAATTGCTCGCCTTCGCACGCGTGCTGGCGATGAACCCGGAAGTGCTGGTGCTGGATGAAGCCACCGCCAGCATCGACACCGAGACGGAACTGGTGATCCAGGACGCGCTTCTGAAGCTGACCGAGGGTCGCACCTCGGTGATCATCGCGCACCGGCTGCAGACCATCAAGGACGCGCATCGCATAGTCGTGCTGACCGAAGGGCGAGTGCGCGAAATCGGCACGCACGCGGAGCTGATCGCCAGAGGCGGACTTTATCGAACGCTCTACGAGCTGCAGTTCCAGGAAGCGGCGCTATAA
- the msrB gene encoding peptide-methionine (R)-S-oxide reductase MsrB encodes MTSRRNILQALLLGGAGVSLGAWPALAKTYAVQHTDAEWRKLLSPEAYHVLREQGTEAPYTSPLLNEHRKGTFTCAGCAMPLFASSTKFDSGTGWPSFWAPLPRAVETTSDDSWIESRTEVHCSRCGGHLGHVFDDGPKPTGLRYCMDGVALGFKPA; translated from the coding sequence ATGACATCGAGACGCAACATCCTGCAAGCCCTGCTGCTGGGCGGCGCCGGCGTCTCGCTGGGCGCGTGGCCGGCCCTGGCCAAGACCTATGCGGTGCAGCACACCGACGCCGAGTGGCGCAAGCTGCTGTCGCCCGAGGCTTACCATGTGCTGCGCGAGCAGGGCACGGAAGCGCCCTACACCAGCCCGCTCCTGAACGAGCACCGCAAAGGTACCTTCACCTGCGCCGGCTGCGCGATGCCCCTGTTCGCCTCGTCGACCAAGTTCGACAGCGGCACGGGCTGGCCGAGCTTCTGGGCGCCGCTGCCGCGTGCCGTCGAGACCACGTCGGACGACAGCTGGATCGAGAGCCGCACCGAGGTGCATTGCAGCCGCTGCGGCGGTCATCTGGGCCATGTGTTCGACGACGGCCCCAAGCCGACGGGCTTGCGCTATTGCATGGACGGCGTCGCGCTGGGCTTCAAGCCGGCTTGA
- a CDS encoding CsbD family protein has translation MDKDRIEGSANQAKGAVKEAAGKITGDSKLQAEGATDKLKGKVQNAVGGAKDAVRDLRDS, from the coding sequence ATGGACAAGGATCGCATCGAGGGTTCCGCCAACCAGGCCAAGGGCGCCGTAAAAGAAGCCGCCGGCAAGATCACCGGCGACTCCAAGCTCCAGGCCGAAGGCGCAACCGACAAGCTCAAGGGCAAGGTCCAGAACGCCGTCGGCGGCGCGAAGGACGCGGTTCGCGATCTCCGCGACAGCTAA
- a CDS encoding alpha/beta fold hydrolase — MTLWEIYDDPVAQFEAVVDNTVMVAFKSQGLTLAYDDIGGPGEGRPMILVHGFASNRAENWRRLGWYGAFERRRMRVVALDCRGHGESAKPHDPALYGRENMAGDILALMDHLAIPRAHVLGFSMGSRLALAAALRAPERFATLTLGGTGEKLFERRELTGNPMAEAMEADDVESIAEPLLKSFRQFADDQKEDRFALAALTRAKDAPFTREEVAGLSVPVLAVAGARDELAGDPAPLAKAFADGRAVVIPGMDHFSIVGHALFKATVFEFLDGGI; from the coding sequence ATGACGCTTTGGGAGATTTACGACGATCCCGTTGCGCAATTCGAAGCTGTTGTCGACAATACCGTCATGGTGGCTTTCAAATCCCAGGGGCTGACGCTCGCTTATGACGACATCGGCGGCCCCGGCGAGGGCCGGCCGATGATCCTGGTCCACGGCTTCGCCTCCAATCGCGCGGAGAACTGGCGGCGGCTCGGCTGGTACGGCGCCTTCGAACGGCGGCGCATGCGCGTCGTGGCGCTCGACTGCCGAGGCCATGGCGAGAGCGCCAAGCCGCACGATCCGGCGCTCTACGGCCGCGAGAACATGGCCGGCGACATCCTGGCGCTGATGGACCATCTCGCCATCCCGCGCGCGCATGTTCTGGGATTCTCCATGGGTTCGCGGCTGGCGCTGGCGGCGGCGCTGAGAGCGCCGGAGCGCTTCGCGACGCTGACGCTGGGCGGCACGGGCGAAAAACTGTTCGAGCGCCGCGAATTGACCGGCAATCCGATGGCCGAGGCGATGGAGGCCGACGATGTCGAGAGCATCGCGGAGCCGCTGCTGAAAAGCTTCCGCCAGTTCGCCGACGACCAGAAGGAAGACCGCTTCGCGCTAGCGGCGCTGACGCGCGCCAAGGACGCGCCGTTCACGCGCGAAGAGGTCGCGGGGCTGTCCGTGCCGGTCCTGGCGGTGGCGGGGGCGCGCGACGAGCTCGCCGGCGATCCGGCGCCGCTCGCCAAGGCGTTTGCCGATGGCCGCGCCGTCGTCATTCCCGGCATGGACCATTTCTCGATCGTCGGCCACGCGCTGTTCAAGGCGACGGTGTTCGAGTTCCTGGACGGCGGGATCTAG
- a CDS encoding ABC transporter ATP-binding protein — translation MNKHGWAFWGGMFFICLGRVFEAGMPLFVRLGVNRVTVGDARLLWPVLGILGLAVARYVTVAYGRQLVRLVGVTVTYDMRERLYWHFELQGPRFFARFPTGDLMARAINDLNLVRQLIGVGSRTLIVLGFSGLVAFAFMTVLSLKLTLWLLPIMPFIAFMGYFLSRRIYQQSTLVQEGFSSLSESVQENLNGIRTIQTHAQEDREVARFKAVSGAYADNYFRLMVLNAALNAWMVVFTGLAVMIIMGFGGWQVLRGEMSVGTFTAFTLYLAMAVAPIQQSGQIVSMFQRGSSGAARLFEILDYEPEIRDAPDAEPLDKIGGDIRLQHLSYTYPRRASAKDARATDAKAAATGTAALNDISLHVKAGETIAILGRVGSGKSTLLRSIVRLLDPPPGTIYLDGRDIRLLPIAQVRGQIALVPQDPFLFADELGRNIAYDNPNRPADEIWGAAEAADLEDTIERFPDHLKTLVGERGVTLSGGQKQRTSLARGLIRDTPVLLLDDCFSSVDTETEEHILSRLKTLRAGRTTLLVSHRVSTARHADRIFVLDAGRIAEAGTHAELMALGGIYARFAEAQGRREELVHELERETGHPIEAAK, via the coding sequence GTGAACAAACATGGCTGGGCTTTCTGGGGCGGGATGTTCTTCATCTGCCTCGGCCGCGTGTTCGAGGCGGGGATGCCCCTGTTCGTCCGCCTGGGCGTCAATCGCGTGACGGTCGGCGACGCGCGGCTGCTTTGGCCGGTCCTGGGCATTCTCGGGCTCGCGGTGGCGCGTTATGTGACGGTCGCCTATGGGCGGCAGCTCGTGCGGCTGGTCGGCGTGACCGTGACCTACGACATGCGCGAGCGGCTCTACTGGCATTTCGAATTGCAGGGGCCGCGCTTCTTCGCGCGCTTCCCCACCGGCGACCTGATGGCGCGCGCGATCAACGACCTCAATCTCGTGCGGCAATTGATCGGGGTCGGCAGCCGCACGCTGATCGTGCTCGGCTTTTCGGGCCTGGTCGCCTTCGCCTTCATGACGGTGCTGTCGCTGAAGCTGACGCTGTGGCTGCTGCCGATCATGCCGTTCATCGCCTTCATGGGCTATTTCCTGTCGCGGCGGATTTACCAGCAGTCGACGCTGGTGCAGGAGGGCTTCTCCTCGCTGTCGGAGTCGGTGCAGGAGAATTTGAACGGCATCCGCACCATCCAGACCCATGCGCAGGAGGATCGCGAGGTCGCGCGCTTCAAGGCGGTGTCGGGCGCCTATGCCGACAACTACTTCCGGCTGATGGTGCTGAACGCGGCGCTGAACGCCTGGATGGTGGTGTTCACGGGCCTCGCCGTGATGATCATCATGGGCTTCGGCGGCTGGCAGGTATTGCGCGGCGAGATGAGCGTCGGCACCTTCACCGCCTTCACGCTCTATCTCGCCATGGCGGTGGCGCCGATCCAGCAATCGGGCCAGATCGTCTCGATGTTCCAGCGCGGCTCGTCCGGCGCCGCGCGGCTGTTCGAGATCCTGGACTACGAGCCGGAGATCCGCGACGCGCCGGACGCCGAGCCGCTCGACAAGATCGGCGGCGACATCCGCTTGCAGCATCTGTCCTACACCTATCCGCGGCGCGCCTCGGCCAAGGATGCACGGGCGACGGACGCGAAGGCGGCGGCGACCGGCACGGCCGCGCTGAACGACATATCGCTGCATGTGAAGGCGGGCGAGACCATCGCGATCCTCGGCCGCGTCGGATCGGGCAAGTCGACCCTGCTGCGCTCCATCGTGCGGCTGCTCGATCCGCCGCCGGGCACGATCTATCTCGACGGGCGCGACATCCGCCTCCTGCCGATCGCGCAGGTGCGCGGGCAGATCGCGCTGGTGCCGCAGGACCCGTTCCTGTTCGCCGACGAACTCGGCCGCAACATTGCCTATGACAATCCGAACCGGCCGGCGGACGAGATCTGGGGCGCGGCCGAAGCGGCCGACCTGGAAGACACGATCGAGCGCTTTCCCGATCACCTGAAGACGCTGGTCGGCGAGCGCGGCGTGACGCTGTCGGGCGGGCAGAAGCAGCGCACCAGCCTGGCGCGCGGCCTGATCCGCGATACGCCGGTGCTGCTGCTCGACGACTGTTTCTCGAGCGTCGATACCGAGACCGAGGAACACATCCTGTCGCGGCTGAAGACGCTGCGCGCCGGGCGCACGACGCTGCTGGTGTCGCACCGCGTCTCCACCGCGCGGCACGCCGACCGCATCTTCGTGCTGGACGCGGGCCGCATCGCGGAAGCCGGAACGCATGCCGAGCTGATGGCGCTGGGCGGCATCTATGCCCGTTTCGCGGAAGCACAGGGGCGGCGCGAGGAACTGGTGCACGAACTCGAGCGCGAGACCGGCCATCCGATCGAGGCGGCGAAATGA
- a CDS encoding serine hydrolase domain-containing protein: MRSMQWMALALGLALAPAFAQDGAGPGGAVLTRSDVEAFSDGLVPLGIAQGDIAGAVVVVVKDGQVLFEKGYGVSDTATRARVDPERTLFRPGSVSKLFVWTAVMQLADAGKIDLDADVNTYLDFKIPPAFGKPITMRNLMTHTPGFEDSFRPLLVGDPKSVEPLDRVVREALPLRIFPPGEVPAYSNYGATLAGYIVQRVSGATFEDYIQRHIFAPLGMTHATFEQPLPAALKADMSKGYQRASGPATPFEMISMAPAGGLSASGGDLARFMIAHLQGGAYGAGRILSPETAVRMHGVAARPFSALPPMAYGFYHADRNGHPIVAHGGDTGVFHSDLELILDADTGVFLSLNSAGQGRAVSILRGGFMREFMNRYFPAPSAAPLPTLASARADGEKLAGAYVASRRGDATFARILNMFQPVAISRNADNTLVVSTLIDAAGTPKRWREVRPFVWQQVNGRSLIQAKLKDGAVDQIGMGDVGPILVLQPAGLVAAAWEFYLFAFTLGMLSLTVLFWPVKAVLRWRYDRPLALSGRARLLYRLTRVVALIDLVFLAGFPLAVVAFSEQLAALPPSIDWLFRGLQVLGLFAVVGTVVPLAEFWVAIRDPARPWWTKATDLLIALAALATVWFAFSQNLLTVGLRY, encoded by the coding sequence ATGAGATCGATGCAGTGGATGGCGCTGGCGCTCGGCCTCGCCCTGGCGCCGGCTTTCGCCCAGGACGGGGCGGGCCCGGGCGGCGCGGTGCTCACCCGGAGCGATGTCGAAGCCTTCTCGGACGGCCTTGTTCCGCTCGGCATCGCCCAGGGCGACATCGCGGGCGCGGTGGTCGTGGTGGTGAAGGACGGCCAGGTCCTGTTCGAGAAGGGCTATGGCGTCTCCGACACCGCGACGCGGGCCCGGGTCGATCCGGAGCGCACGCTGTTCCGCCCCGGCTCGGTCTCCAAGCTTTTCGTCTGGACGGCGGTGATGCAGCTCGCCGATGCCGGCAAGATCGACCTCGACGCGGACGTCAACACCTATCTCGATTTCAAGATTCCGCCGGCCTTCGGCAAGCCCATCACGATGCGCAACCTGATGACGCATACGCCGGGCTTCGAGGACAGCTTCCGACCGCTCCTGGTCGGCGATCCCAAGTCCGTCGAGCCGCTCGACCGCGTGGTCCGGGAGGCGCTGCCGCTGCGCATCTTCCCGCCCGGGGAGGTCCCGGCTTATTCCAACTACGGCGCCACGCTCGCGGGCTATATCGTGCAGCGCGTCTCGGGCGCGACGTTCGAAGACTATATCCAACGCCACATCTTCGCGCCGCTCGGGATGACGCACGCGACCTTCGAACAGCCGCTGCCCGCCGCGCTCAAGGCCGACATGTCGAAGGGCTATCAGCGCGCCTCGGGCCCCGCGACGCCGTTCGAGATGATTTCCATGGCGCCGGCCGGCGGCCTCTCCGCCAGCGGCGGCGACCTCGCGCGGTTCATGATCGCGCATCTGCAGGGCGGCGCCTATGGCGCGGGCCGCATCCTGTCGCCGGAGACGGCGGTCCGGATGCACGGCGTCGCCGCGCGTCCGTTCTCCGCCCTGCCGCCGATGGCCTATGGCTTCTATCACGCCGACCGGAACGGCCATCCCATCGTCGCGCATGGCGGCGACACCGGCGTGTTCCATTCCGACCTGGAGCTTATCCTGGACGCCGACACCGGCGTCTTCCTGTCGCTGAACAGCGCGGGGCAGGGCCGCGCCGTGTCGATCCTCCGCGGCGGTTTCATGCGCGAATTCATGAACCGCTATTTCCCCGCGCCCAGCGCGGCGCCTCTTCCCACCCTTGCCTCCGCCAGGGCCGATGGTGAGAAACTCGCCGGCGCCTATGTCGCCAGCCGGCGGGGCGATGCGACCTTCGCGCGCATCCTCAACATGTTCCAGCCGGTCGCGATCTCGCGCAACGCCGACAACACGCTCGTCGTTTCCACGCTGATCGACGCCGCGGGCACGCCCAAGCGCTGGCGCGAGGTGCGGCCCTTCGTCTGGCAGCAGGTGAACGGCAGGAGCCTGATCCAGGCCAAGCTGAAGGACGGCGCCGTCGACCAGATCGGCATGGGCGACGTCGGACCGATCCTGGTGCTCCAGCCCGCCGGGCTCGTCGCGGCGGCATGGGAGTTCTATCTGTTCGCCTTCACGCTCGGCATGTTGTCGCTGACCGTCCTGTTCTGGCCGGTCAAGGCGGTGCTGCGCTGGCGCTACGACCGCCCGCTGGCGCTGTCGGGCCGGGCCCGGCTGCTCTACCGGCTGACCCGTGTCGTGGCGCTGATCGACCTGGTCTTCCTCGCGGGCTTTCCGCTTGCCGTCGTGGCTTTCTCCGAGCAGTTGGCGGCGCTGCCGCCCAGTATCGACTGGCTGTTCCGCGGGCTCCAGGTCCTGGGCCTCTTCGCCGTCGTGGGCACCGTAGTTCCGCTGGCCGAGTTCTGGGTCGCCATCCGGGACCCGGCGCGGCCCTGGTGGACCAAGGCGACCGACCTGCTGATCGCGCTGGCGGCGCTCGCCACCGTCTGGTTCGCCTTCAGCCAGAACCTGCTGACCGTCGGCTTGCGATATTAG
- the sppA gene encoding signal peptide peptidase SppA, whose translation MVAFLRWIRSIGLGVLNGIAKVAVFIVLLFVVLIVVGLFRGDGLPGNMVLALDLRAPLADSVNTTFDFETHPVTVMDTILALDAAERDPRVKGIVMRIGTANLPIAQAEEIGTALKKFRASGKFVIAHAQGFDAAGLGDYLTAANADQIWMQPRAPFTAAGEGGTQIFLRGLLDKLNADPQIVKRSDYKSAADQFMEKTMTPADREQTTRLLQSWYDTATTGAAQARHLTHDRIVAALEASPQFTEDAQARGLIDRIGFDDDAQNAALARAGGDAKLVPLASFVRAQRDNAGLGSGPRIALIEASGEIFDGGAGGNSGVIAGDDLSKAIRAAAQDKDVRAIILRVDSPGGSVTASDQILDAVKKAQKAGKPVVVSMGGVAASGGYYIAASADRIVAEPGTITGSIGVLTGKISFQRSLALAGVGTETIGIGHNALYNSMFQPYTDEQLAALNREADTIYADFTQKVATGRKLPLAKVQDIAKGRVWSGADARGNGLVDELGGFWTAADSARKLAGIAPNETVPFRLYPRKKGLFEALDALLGGTPTAVRAVESFVSLMDAAPVRAVVGTVNELPRGGVELRATNLPR comes from the coding sequence ATGGTCGCATTCTTGCGCTGGATCCGGTCCATCGGGCTGGGCGTCCTGAACGGCATCGCCAAGGTCGCCGTCTTCATCGTGCTGCTTTTCGTCGTGCTGATCGTCGTCGGGCTTTTCCGCGGTGACGGCTTGCCGGGAAACATGGTGCTGGCGCTCGACCTGCGCGCGCCGCTGGCGGATTCGGTGAACACCACGTTCGATTTCGAGACCCATCCCGTCACGGTGATGGATACGATACTGGCGCTGGACGCCGCCGAGCGCGATCCGCGCGTGAAGGGCATCGTGATGCGCATCGGCACCGCCAATCTTCCGATCGCGCAGGCCGAGGAGATCGGCACGGCGCTCAAGAAATTCCGCGCCAGCGGCAAGTTCGTGATCGCCCATGCCCAGGGCTTCGATGCCGCCGGCCTCGGCGACTATCTGACCGCCGCCAATGCCGACCAGATATGGATGCAGCCGCGCGCCCCCTTCACCGCGGCGGGCGAGGGCGGCACGCAGATTTTCCTGCGCGGCCTGCTCGACAAGCTCAACGCCGATCCGCAGATCGTCAAGCGCTCCGACTACAAGAGCGCCGCCGACCAGTTCATGGAAAAGACCATGACGCCGGCCGACCGCGAGCAGACCACGCGGCTGCTGCAGTCCTGGTACGACACGGCGACGACCGGCGCCGCGCAGGCGCGCCATCTGACGCATGACCGGATCGTGGCCGCGCTCGAGGCCAGCCCGCAATTCACCGAGGACGCGCAGGCTCGCGGCCTGATCGACAGAATAGGCTTCGACGACGACGCGCAGAACGCCGCGCTGGCGCGCGCCGGCGGCGACGCCAAGCTGGTGCCGCTGGCCTCCTTCGTCCGCGCCCAGCGCGACAATGCCGGCCTCGGTTCGGGGCCGCGCATCGCGCTGATCGAGGCCTCGGGCGAGATTTTCGACGGCGGCGCCGGCGGCAATAGCGGCGTCATCGCGGGCGACGATCTTTCCAAAGCGATCCGCGCCGCGGCGCAGGACAAGGACGTGCGCGCCATCATCCTGCGCGTCGACTCCCCCGGCGGCTCGGTCACGGCGTCGGACCAGATCCTCGATGCGGTCAAGAAGGCGCAGAAGGCGGGCAAGCCGGTCGTCGTCAGCATGGGCGGCGTCGCGGCCTCGGGCGGCTACTACATCGCGGCCTCGGCCGACCGCATCGTGGCGGAGCCGGGAACCATCACCGGCTCGATCGGCGTGCTGACGGGCAAGATCTCGTTCCAGCGCAGCCTCGCGCTCGCCGGCGTCGGCACCGAGACCATCGGCATCGGCCACAACGCGCTCTACAATTCGATGTTCCAGCCCTATACCGACGAGCAGCTCGCCGCGCTCAACCGCGAGGCCGACACGATCTATGCCGACTTCACGCAAAAGGTCGCGACCGGGCGCAAGCTGCCGCTCGCCAAGGTGCAGGACATCGCCAAGGGCCGCGTCTGGTCGGGCGCGGACGCGCGGGGCAACGGCCTGGTCGACGAGCTCGGCGGCTTCTGGACCGCGGCCGACAGCGCGCGGAAGCTCGCCGGCATCGCGCCGAACGAGACGGTCCCGTTCCGCCTCTATCCGCGCAAGAAGGGCTTGTTCGAGGCGCTCGACGCGCTCCTGGGCGGAACGCCCACGGCGGTCCGGGCGGTGGAGAGCTTCGTCTCGCTGATGGACGCGGCGCCGGTGCGCGCGGTGGTCGGCACGGTCAACGAGCTGCCGCGCGGCGGCGTGGAGCTGCGCGCGACCAACCTGCCGCGATAG
- a CDS encoding Fe2+-dependent dioxygenase, which translates to MADSGCGATAAPGGSPAAECPLDRPVRIRQRRRHGCPRRRPRRLFRTGPFASVAPVFVGGSSAMILELKGFLTPPEIARLTQLGQELHFVNGRISNPNNLTKDNLQADASDPRTAESTRIVADAFARSQPFRDFAFPKRVAPPLLARYEAGMKYGAHADSAYLMVEDAPLRSDISATVFIADPATYQGGELVMHVGTHPVVAKGAPGDVIVYPSTMLHEVRPVRAGTRLVAITFIESLIPDEQQRNDLYELSEVAALEGLKMDWRSRVRLDVVRNNLLRRWSRS; encoded by the coding sequence ATGGCCGACAGTGGCTGCGGCGCAACGGCGGCGCCGGGCGGATCTCCAGCCGCGGAATGTCCGCTCGACCGCCCGGTCCGCATCCGCCAAAGACGTCGGCATGGCTGCCCGCGCCGTCGCCCGCGCCGTTTGTTTCGCACAGGCCCTTTTGCTAGCGTCGCGCCCGTCTTCGTCGGTGGCAGCAGCGCTATGATTTTGGAATTGAAGGGCTTTTTGACGCCGCCCGAAATCGCCCGGCTCACCCAGCTCGGGCAGGAGCTGCATTTCGTCAACGGCCGCATCTCCAATCCCAACAACCTGACCAAGGACAATCTGCAGGCCGACGCGTCCGATCCGCGCACCGCCGAATCGACCCGCATCGTCGCCGACGCCTTCGCCCGCTCGCAGCCCTTCCGCGATTTCGCCTTTCCCAAGCGCGTCGCGCCGCCGCTGCTGGCCCGCTACGAGGCCGGGATGAAATACGGCGCCCACGCCGATTCCGCCTATCTGATGGTGGAGGACGCGCCGCTGCGTTCCGACATCTCGGCCACGGTGTTCATCGCCGATCCCGCGACCTATCAGGGCGGCGAGCTCGTCATGCATGTCGGCACCCATCCGGTGGTGGCCAAGGGCGCGCCGGGCGATGTGATCGTCTATCCCTCGACCATGCTGCATGAGGTGCGTCCGGTGCGCGCCGGCACGCGGCTGGTCGCGATCACCTTCATCGAAAGCCTCATCCCGGACGAGCAGCAGCGCAACGATCTCTACGAGCTGAGCGAGGTCGCGGCGCTCGAAGGGCTCAAGATGGACTGGCGCAGCCGGGTGCGGCTCGACGTCGTGCGGAACAATCTCCTGCGCCGCTGGTCGCGCTCTTAA